One segment of Acetoanaerobium noterae DNA contains the following:
- a CDS encoding Ppx/GppA phosphatase family protein, with amino-acid sequence MGKSTKLVSAIDVGSNTIRMIIAEIGENTGINIIDEVKKPIDIGKDTYNYGKISIETIKEACKILKNFKKLMLDYRVTEYRAVSTSGIRESANCDYVLEQIRISSGLSLEIINNAQERLLTYKAIEDYLPDFTNIKQAGVLIVDIGSGGVEVSLYYDSKLQFTEYVKIGSLRVMETLADLEKITLDFASVIEDYIESNIYILKDRIKPYNLSNFIGIGGEFTEIYKISKKTDKEKSIKFVSKENLTDLYKKIKQMNTYEVAQYMQISEKQAEMVLPTLVIFKKFVDLTQADGIYAPRVSLRHGILADMADNIYNTKRKEEFLNDILSSVAYLGKRYRIDDSHALHVREMAIKIFDKTKKIHELGSNDRFLLEIAALLHDIGKYINLNEHIEHSYSIIKAQDIMGISDSDLNIIAHTARFHNEENPKSIDSYKILPYENRIKISKLSSILKLCDAMDITHKRKIKSIDIKVKDTNLIITAHAKDDIPLEKWYFMKKADFFEDVTGYRPILKVKG; translated from the coding sequence ATGGGAAAAAGCACTAAGCTGGTTTCAGCTATAGATGTGGGTTCGAACACAATTAGAATGATTATAGCTGAAATAGGAGAAAATACTGGAATCAATATAATTGACGAAGTAAAAAAGCCGATTGACATTGGGAAGGATACATATAACTATGGAAAAATAAGCATTGAAACTATAAAAGAGGCATGTAAAATACTGAAAAATTTTAAAAAGCTAATGCTTGACTATCGAGTAACAGAATATAGAGCAGTTTCGACAAGTGGAATAAGAGAATCAGCAAATTGTGATTATGTACTGGAGCAGATAAGAATATCAAGCGGACTTAGCTTAGAGATAATTAACAATGCACAGGAAAGACTCCTCACATATAAAGCTATAGAAGATTATTTGCCTGATTTTACTAATATTAAGCAAGCTGGAGTTTTGATTGTAGATATAGGCTCAGGTGGGGTGGAAGTAAGTCTTTATTATGATTCGAAACTACAGTTTACAGAGTATGTAAAAATTGGCTCTCTTAGAGTAATGGAGACTCTGGCTGATTTAGAAAAGATTACTTTGGATTTTGCCTCTGTGATTGAAGATTATATTGAGAGTAATATTTATATATTAAAGGATAGAATAAAGCCCTATAATTTATCGAACTTCATAGGAATTGGTGGGGAATTTACTGAGATATATAAAATATCAAAGAAAACTGATAAAGAAAAATCTATAAAGTTTGTTTCAAAAGAGAATCTTACAGATTTATATAAAAAGATAAAGCAAATGAACACCTATGAGGTAGCACAATATATGCAAATCTCAGAAAAACAAGCAGAGATGGTGCTTCCAACCTTAGTTATATTTAAAAAATTTGTAGACCTTACTCAGGCGGATGGGATATATGCCCCAAGAGTGTCCTTAAGGCATGGTATCTTAGCAGATATGGCTGATAATATATATAATACAAAGCGTAAAGAGGAATTTTTAAACGATATATTAAGCTCGGTGGCTTATCTTGGTAAGCGCTACAGAATAGATGATTCCCATGCTCTTCATGTAAGAGAAATGGCTATAAAAATTTTTGATAAAACTAAAAAGATTCATGAGCTTGGTTCTAACGATAGATTTTTGCTTGAGATTGCAGCGCTTCTTCATGATATAGGCAAGTATATCAATCTCAATGAGCACATTGAGCATTCATACAGTATTATAAAAGCTCAAGACATAATGGGAATAAGCGATAGTGATTTAAATATAATAGCTCATACGGCTAGATTTCATAACGAAGAGAATCCAAAGAGTATAGACTCTTATAAGATTTTGCCTTATGAGAATAGAATAAAAATTAGTAAGCTATCAAGCATATTAAAGCTTTGCGACGCTATGGATATAACACATAAAAGAAAAATTAAGTCCATAGATATAAAGGTGAAGGACACCAATCTAATAATAACAGCTCATGCAAAGGATGATATTCCTCTCGAAAAATGGTATTTTATGAAAAAAGCAGATTTTTTTGAAGATGTAACAGGATATAGACCAATTCTAAAAGTTAAAGGGTGA
- a CDS encoding NADH-quinone oxidoreductase subunit NuoE family protein: MQETTLNKELYDQLADYIANVENKETALIEVLHKAQNLFGFIPKEVQLFIGEKLGVPASKVFGVVSFYSYFTTEPKGKYVINVCMGTACFVRKADSLLRELEKVLCIKPGETTENKMYSIEALRCVGACGLAPVIMVNDEVYGKVTVDDIPKILAKYAD, from the coding sequence ATGCAAGAAACCACTTTAAACAAGGAGCTTTATGATCAGTTAGCAGATTATATTGCTAATGTGGAGAATAAAGAAACTGCTCTTATCGAAGTTCTTCATAAGGCTCAAAACCTCTTTGGATTTATTCCAAAGGAAGTTCAACTATTTATAGGTGAAAAATTAGGAGTCCCAGCTTCTAAAGTATTCGGTGTTGTTAGCTTTTATTCTTACTTTACTACAGAACCAAAAGGTAAATACGTAATTAACGTATGTATGGGTACGGCATGCTTTGTTAGAAAAGCTGATTCTCTACTTAGAGAGCTTGAAAAAGTTCTATGCATCAAGCCAGGCGAGACTACTGAAAACAAAATGTATTCAATAGAGGCGCTTAGATGTGTTGGAGCCTGTGGTTTAGCCCCTGTTATTATGGTAAACGACGAAGTTTATGGAAAAGTAACTGTGGACGATATTCCAAAAATACTTGCAAAATATGCTGATTAG
- a CDS encoding NADH-dependent [FeFe] hydrogenase, group A6: MVNVNINGKDIQVPAGSTILEAAKELNIKIPTLCHLDLHDIKMVNQAASCRVCVVEVEGRRNLAPACATPVFEGMKIKTDTQKAIRARRTVVELLLSDHPKDCLICEKNTDCELQSLAADLGIREIKYEGKMSEYPIDRSSYSIVRNMDKCVLCRRCETVCNNVQTVNVLSAVGRGFDTVVGTAFDLPIHETTCTFCGQCLAVCPTAALTEVNNVSKVWNAINSKKYVVVQTAPAVRVALGEEFGMEPGTVVTGKMAAALRTLGFDKVFDTDFAADLTIMEEASEFVHRLEHGGKLPILTSCCPGWVKFFEHQFSDMLDIPSSCKSPHEMFGAVAKTYLAEKLDVKPEDMIVVSVMPCVAKKYESARPELGHGGTKDVDIVITTRELAQMIKEAGINFNELEDQDFDNPLGESTGASVIFGTTGGVIEAALRTAYEWLTKETLENVEFEALRGLDGTKEATVNINGQDIKIAVTHGLGNARALLEKIRAGEAEYHAIEIMACPGGCIGGGGQPYHHGDLSILSRRIEGIYSEDRAKTIRKSHENPMIKQLYADFLGEPYGHKAHELLHTKYTARQKM; the protein is encoded by the coding sequence ATGGTGAATGTTAATATAAATGGAAAAGATATACAGGTTCCTGCAGGTTCTACAATACTTGAAGCCGCTAAAGAACTAAATATCAAAATACCTACTTTATGTCACCTTGATCTTCATGACATAAAGATGGTAAACCAAGCTGCATCTTGTCGTGTGTGCGTGGTTGAAGTTGAAGGAAGAAGAAATCTTGCTCCAGCTTGTGCTACTCCAGTATTTGAAGGAATGAAAATAAAAACAGATACTCAAAAAGCAATCAGAGCTAGAAGAACAGTTGTTGAGCTTTTATTATCAGATCATCCAAAGGATTGTCTAATTTGTGAAAAGAACACTGATTGTGAGCTTCAATCTCTTGCTGCTGATTTAGGTATAAGAGAAATCAAATACGAAGGCAAAATGTCTGAGTACCCAATTGATAGAAGCAGTTATTCTATAGTTAGAAATATGGATAAATGCGTACTTTGCAGAAGATGTGAAACTGTATGTAACAATGTTCAAACAGTTAACGTATTATCTGCAGTTGGAAGAGGTTTTGATACTGTAGTAGGTACTGCATTTGATTTACCTATTCATGAAACTACATGTACATTCTGCGGACAATGTCTAGCAGTATGTCCTACAGCTGCTCTTACTGAAGTAAATAACGTTTCTAAAGTATGGAACGCTATCAATAGTAAGAAATATGTTGTAGTTCAAACAGCTCCAGCTGTTAGAGTTGCTCTAGGTGAAGAGTTTGGTATGGAGCCTGGAACTGTAGTTACTGGCAAAATGGCTGCTGCACTTAGAACACTTGGATTTGATAAAGTATTTGACACAGACTTTGCTGCTGACCTTACTATAATGGAAGAAGCATCTGAGTTTGTTCATAGATTAGAGCATGGTGGCAAGCTTCCAATACTTACAAGCTGCTGTCCAGGATGGGTTAAATTCTTTGAGCATCAGTTCAGCGATATGTTAGATATCCCATCAAGCTGTAAATCTCCTCACGAAATGTTTGGAGCTGTTGCTAAAACTTATTTAGCTGAGAAGCTTGATGTTAAGCCAGAGGATATGATTGTTGTATCTGTAATGCCTTGCGTAGCTAAAAAATACGAGTCTGCTAGACCAGAGCTTGGTCATGGTGGAACTAAAGATGTTGATATAGTAATTACTACTAGAGAGCTTGCTCAAATGATTAAAGAAGCTGGTATAAACTTTAATGAATTAGAAGACCAAGACTTTGATAATCCTCTAGGAGAATCAACCGGAGCATCTGTAATATTCGGAACTACTGGTGGAGTTATCGAGGCTGCTCTTAGAACTGCTTATGAGTGGTTAACAAAAGAAACTCTTGAAAACGTTGAATTCGAAGCACTTAGAGGTCTTGATGGAACTAAAGAAGCTACAGTAAATATCAATGGTCAAGATATCAAAATTGCTGTTACTCATGGACTTGGTAATGCGAGAGCTTTACTTGAAAAAATCCGTGCAGGTGAAGCTGAATACCACGCTATAGAAATCATGGCTTGCCCTGGTGGATGTATCGGTGGTGGCGGACAGCCATATCACCATGGAGACTTATCAATTCTTTCAAGAAGAATTGAAGGTATTTACTCTGAAGATAGAGCAAAAACTATTAGAAAATCTCATGAGAACCCAATGATAAAACAGCTTTATGCTGATTTCTTAGGTGAGCCATATGGCCATAAAGCTCATGAATTACTTCACACAAAATACACTGCAAGACAAAAAATGTAA
- the ppx gene encoding exopolyphosphatase, protein MDTIGIIDMGSNSVRLILVRVFKDLSFRLMDEHKESIRLGDGIDEFSNLKEDKIQDALKTMKMFKRLCDAQNATKIIAVATAAVRKANNGQELIDRIYDETNIDMKVISGKDEAYFDYLAVSHSVFSKDGLILDIGGGSFELVLMKNRELIESVSIPMGSIDFAQKFKIKDPLTKDEEKKMIKFISDKLKEVPWLKSAKNLPLIGVGGTLRNIGKINMLKRNYPIDILHNYEVKTDEVFEIYDELKAMDYESKKTYPGLSSDRADIFIGSLSLVSAIMKQINSDKLIVSGKGVREGLFYNYLLDKNVYVDNPLMLSLENTTKIMGLDLVHSYQVRKLTKRLFDLLKPVHKITDDVGNIIDTSSLLHDAGIIINYYNHHRNSFFVILNSQVNGLSHKELLMSAYTASMHRKNKALENYSRYKLLLDSEDVQKIKKIAIFLRIAESLDKSMSCIVSDLEIEIKKDKVIIKVISKDNPEVELNDARTAISAFKKLYKLDLVIE, encoded by the coding sequence ATGGATACTATAGGAATCATAGATATGGGTTCAAACTCTGTTAGATTAATACTAGTGAGAGTATTTAAGGACTTGTCATTTAGACTTATGGACGAGCATAAGGAATCCATTCGTTTAGGGGATGGAATAGATGAGTTTTCTAACCTAAAGGAAGATAAAATTCAAGATGCACTAAAAACTATGAAAATGTTTAAAAGGCTATGTGATGCTCAAAATGCAACTAAAATAATCGCTGTTGCAACTGCTGCAGTTAGAAAAGCCAATAATGGTCAAGAGCTTATAGATAGAATTTATGATGAAACTAATATAGATATGAAGGTAATAAGTGGAAAAGATGAGGCTTACTTTGATTATCTAGCTGTTTCCCATTCTGTATTTTCAAAAGATGGATTAATTTTAGATATAGGCGGAGGAAGTTTTGAGCTTGTGCTTATGAAAAATAGAGAGCTTATAGAGTCAGTAAGTATCCCTATGGGTTCAATCGATTTTGCTCAAAAATTTAAAATTAAAGACCCTCTTACAAAAGATGAAGAAAAGAAAATGATAAAGTTTATATCAGACAAGCTAAAAGAAGTTCCATGGCTTAAATCGGCGAAAAATTTACCTCTTATAGGAGTCGGAGGAACACTTCGTAACATTGGTAAAATTAATATGTTAAAACGAAATTATCCCATCGATATTCTCCATAATTATGAGGTTAAAACTGACGAGGTTTTTGAAATATACGATGAGCTCAAAGCAATGGATTATGAATCAAAAAAAACATATCCAGGACTATCATCAGATAGAGCGGATATCTTTATAGGCTCTCTTAGTCTTGTTTCAGCAATTATGAAGCAGATTAACAGCGATAAATTGATAGTAAGTGGTAAGGGTGTAAGAGAAGGCTTGTTTTACAACTATCTGCTTGACAAAAATGTATATGTAGATAACCCTCTAATGCTATCACTTGAAAACACTACTAAGATTATGGGGCTAGACCTCGTGCATTCATATCAGGTTAGAAAGCTTACTAAACGTCTTTTTGATTTATTAAAGCCTGTTCATAAGATAACTGATGATGTCGGCAATATAATAGACACTTCCTCACTACTTCATGATGCAGGAATAATAATAAACTACTATAACCACCATAGAAATTCATTCTTCGTAATACTTAATTCTCAAGTAAATGGATTGTCCCACAAGGAACTTTTGATGAGTGCTTATACAGCTTCCATGCATAGAAAAAATAAAGCATTAGAAAATTACTCCAGATACAAGCTTTTACTAGATTCAGAGGATGTACAAAAAATTAAAAAAATAGCTATCTTTCTCAGAATTGCCGAGAGTCTTGATAAAAGCATGAGCTGCATAGTTTCTGATTTAGAAATAGAAATCAAAAAAGACAAAGTTATAATTAAAGTTATTTCTAAAGACAATCCAGAAGTAGAGCTCAATGATGCGAGAACTGCTATCTCTGCATTCAAGAAGCTTTATAAGCTTGACCTCGTTATTGAATAG
- the nuoF gene encoding NADH-quinone oxidoreductase subunit NuoF encodes MNKIESFKALLDLQAEYKPNLKLRTDNIQNTEYREILVCGGTGCMSSQSQKLIDNLNAEIAKAGLSDKVNAHITGCFGFCEQGPIVKVFPDDVFYVQVAPEDAAELVKTHLVDGNRVHRLLYQDPDSHEKVNTQHEMSFYKKQKRIALRNCGLINPELISEYIACRGYEAIGRCISEKTPQDVIDEIKLSGLRGRGGGGFSTGLKWEFTKKPVSDIKYIVCNADEGDPGAFMDRSILEGDPHSIIEAMAVAGYAVGASKGFVYIRAEYPLAIKRLRHAINEAREHGLLGDNIMGTSFSFDIEIKYGAGAFVCGEETALIHSIEGQRGEPTTKPPFPAESGLWDKPTCVNNVETLANVPAILLEGASWFNAIGSETSKGTKVFALAGKINNVGLVEVPMGITLREIIYEIGGGIKDGKEFKAVQTGGPSGGCITKDQLDVKIDYESLGAIGSMMGSGGMIVMDEDNCMVDIAKFYLEFTVEESCGKCTPCRVGNKRLHEMLTKISEGKGTMEDLDAMRELAQTIKDTSLCGLGQTAPNPVLSTLNFFEDEYIAHVQDKACPAGACQSLLKYMITEEKCIGCTKCAKVCPVSCISGKVKEKHVIDQNQCIKCGACFDACPVNAITKG; translated from the coding sequence ATGAATAAAATTGAATCTTTTAAGGCTCTACTAGATTTACAAGCTGAGTACAAGCCAAATTTAAAGCTAAGAACAGATAACATTCAAAATACAGAGTACAGAGAAATCCTAGTGTGCGGTGGAACTGGATGTATGTCCTCTCAAAGTCAAAAACTAATCGATAATCTTAACGCAGAAATAGCAAAAGCAGGTTTATCTGACAAGGTAAACGCTCATATTACAGGATGTTTTGGTTTTTGTGAGCAAGGACCAATTGTAAAAGTATTCCCAGATGATGTGTTTTATGTACAAGTAGCTCCTGAAGATGCAGCTGAGTTAGTTAAAACTCATCTTGTTGATGGAAACAGAGTACATAGACTACTATATCAAGATCCTGATTCACACGAAAAAGTAAACACTCAACACGAGATGTCTTTTTATAAAAAGCAAAAACGTATTGCTCTTAGAAACTGCGGTCTTATTAACCCAGAACTAATCTCTGAGTATATTGCTTGTAGAGGTTATGAGGCAATAGGAAGATGTATTTCTGAAAAAACACCTCAAGATGTAATTGATGAAATAAAACTATCTGGCCTAAGAGGAAGAGGCGGCGGAGGTTTTTCTACTGGTCTTAAGTGGGAATTCACGAAAAAGCCTGTATCAGATATTAAATATATAGTATGTAATGCTGACGAGGGAGACCCTGGTGCATTTATGGACCGTTCTATTCTTGAAGGTGACCCTCATAGTATAATCGAAGCTATGGCTGTAGCTGGTTATGCTGTTGGAGCATCAAAAGGATTCGTTTATATTCGTGCTGAGTATCCTCTTGCTATCAAGAGACTTCGTCATGCTATAAACGAAGCTAGAGAGCACGGACTACTTGGAGACAATATAATGGGAACAAGCTTCTCTTTTGATATTGAAATCAAGTATGGCGCAGGAGCTTTCGTATGTGGAGAGGAAACTGCTCTTATCCATTCTATAGAAGGACAACGTGGAGAGCCAACTACAAAACCTCCATTCCCTGCTGAAAGCGGTCTTTGGGACAAGCCTACATGCGTTAATAACGTTGAGACTCTTGCAAACGTTCCTGCAATCCTTTTAGAAGGAGCTTCTTGGTTTAACGCAATCGGAAGTGAAACATCAAAAGGAACTAAAGTTTTTGCACTTGCTGGTAAAATTAACAACGTTGGTCTAGTTGAAGTTCCTATGGGAATTACTCTTAGAGAAATCATCTATGAAATAGGTGGCGGAATCAAGGACGGCAAAGAATTTAAGGCTGTTCAAACAGGAGGTCCATCAGGTGGATGTATTACTAAAGACCAATTAGATGTAAAAATAGATTATGAATCATTAGGAGCTATTGGCTCTATGATGGGTTCAGGCGGTATGATTGTTATGGACGAAGATAACTGTATGGTTGATATAGCTAAATTCTATTTAGAGTTTACTGTAGAGGAATCATGCGGAAAATGTACTCCATGTCGTGTAGGTAACAAGCGACTTCATGAAATGCTTACTAAGATTTCTGAAGGCAAAGGAACTATGGAAGATCTTGATGCTATGAGAGAGCTTGCTCAAACTATAAAAGATACTTCACTTTGCGGTCTTGGACAAACTGCTCCAAACCCTGTATTATCTACATTAAATTTCTTCGAAGATGAATATATAGCTCACGTTCAAGATAAAGCTTGTCCTGCTGGAGCTTGTCAGTCTCTTCTAAAATATATGATTACTGAAGAAAAATGTATCGGATGTACTAAGTGTGCTAAGGTTTGTCCAGTATCATGTATTAGTGGAAAAGTGAAGGAAAAGCATGTAATTGATCAAAATCAATGTATTAAATGTGGTGCTTGTTTTGATGCTTGTCCTGTAAATGCTATTACTAAAGGTTAA
- a CDS encoding aldehyde dehydrogenase family protein has translation MIECKSPINSEIIATINSTKPDDLEAIYKDSADAFRIWSHLSLKERLKYMQALRKYLVEMGDELSREISKATGKPVIEAYTSEILAVIEAIKYYEKTAEDILSTKKVSSPLYFKPKKSYVEYRPLGTVLVISPWNFPFSLSMIPTISALIAGNSVILKPSFETLAVGKLIERMFTALNFPKKIVQVVYANSNSGLGEKLIDLKPNKIFFTGSTATGKKILKQASEHLIPVELELGGKDPMIVFKDANLERAASAAVWGAFTNSGQVCLSVERAYVQEEVYDEFLSLVKGKIGELWQGTEPYADLGCMTSENQVRIVKSHIEDAKLNGAELYTKAEMIDNNKFISPVLLSSVNHDMLVMREETFGPVLPVMKFRYEDEAVELANDSIYGLGASIFTSDANKASRVSSKLNAGVIAINEVIVPVANMALPFGGVKASGMGRYHGKEGLLSFVNEVGIVEDTGIKDKEIQWFPYSKNKMNLFKKMVKMLYS, from the coding sequence ATGATAGAATGTAAAAGTCCAATAAACTCTGAAATAATAGCAACTATAAACTCAACAAAGCCCGATGATTTAGAAGCTATCTATAAAGATTCAGCTGATGCATTTAGAATATGGTCACATTTATCTTTAAAGGAAAGATTGAAATATATGCAGGCTCTTAGAAAGTATTTAGTAGAAATGGGAGATGAGCTTAGCAGAGAGATATCAAAAGCTACAGGAAAGCCTGTCATAGAAGCCTATACCTCTGAGATTCTTGCAGTGATAGAAGCTATAAAATACTATGAGAAAACTGCAGAGGATATCTTATCTACAAAAAAGGTATCTAGCCCTTTATATTTTAAACCTAAAAAGAGCTACGTAGAATATAGACCTTTAGGAACGGTTCTTGTGATATCACCTTGGAACTTTCCGTTTAGCCTGTCTATGATACCGACAATTTCTGCGCTTATAGCTGGAAATAGCGTAATACTAAAGCCTTCTTTTGAAACTCTTGCCGTTGGAAAGCTTATTGAAAGAATGTTTACTGCCTTAAACTTTCCTAAAAAAATAGTTCAGGTAGTTTACGCTAATAGTAACTCAGGGCTTGGAGAAAAATTAATCGATTTAAAGCCTAACAAAATATTTTTTACTGGCTCTACAGCTACAGGTAAAAAAATATTAAAACAGGCAAGTGAACATCTGATTCCAGTAGAGCTAGAGTTAGGTGGCAAGGATCCTATGATAGTATTTAAGGATGCAAACCTTGAGAGAGCTGCAAGCGCTGCTGTCTGGGGAGCCTTTACAAACTCTGGTCAGGTATGTCTATCTGTAGAAAGAGCCTATGTACAGGAAGAAGTATATGATGAGTTTCTATCCCTAGTAAAAGGCAAGATCGGTGAGCTATGGCAAGGTACAGAGCCTTATGCAGACCTTGGTTGCATGACTAGTGAAAATCAAGTGAGAATAGTAAAATCTCATATCGAGGATGCTAAGCTTAATGGGGCAGAGCTCTATACAAAAGCAGAAATGATTGATAATAATAAATTTATTTCTCCAGTATTGCTAAGTAGTGTAAATCACGACATGCTAGTGATGAGAGAAGAGACTTTTGGACCAGTTCTTCCAGTAATGAAATTTAGATACGAGGATGAAGCTGTAGAGCTTGCAAATGACAGTATTTATGGACTAGGAGCTAGCATATTTACTTCAGATGCAAACAAAGCGTCTAGAGTTTCCTCTAAGCTTAATGCTGGAGTAATAGCTATAAATGAAGTTATAGTACCTGTTGCAAATATGGCACTTCCATTTGGAGGAGTTAAAGCAAGTGGAATGGGACGCTATCATGGAAAAGAAGGGCTGCTATCCTTTGTAAATGAGGTGGGAATCGTAGAAGACACTGGAATAAAAGACAAAGAGATTCAATGGTTTCCATACTCAAAAAATAAAATGAATTTATTTAAGAAGATGGTCAAAATGCTTTATTCTTAA
- a CDS encoding RNA degradosome polyphosphate kinase, with the protein MTNNTVYPFFNRELSWLEFNTRVLEEAQDLKNPLFERLKFLAITASNLDEFFMVRVASLNDQIIAGYSKKDSAGLLPKEQLDKITLRVHELVSEKYNTYLRSLIPALKKEDIYFKRPKNLTDEQRIFVEKYFFNQIYPVLTPMVVDKSRPFPLILNKSLNIAILLRGNEDVEPVFATVQVPSVLDRFILLPCENDKKEFILLEDIIKIHMDMLFIGHEILDMACYRITRNADLSIDEDGAEDLLEEIEQSIKKRKWGNAVRLEYEKNTSQEIIDYILEESEAFEGGMYRISGPLDLTFLMKFYNLKGYQDLKFENQIPLPSITVQNNNIFEAISERDIMLHHPFESFDTVVDFVRQAAEDDNVLAIKQTLYRVSGNSPIISALAKAAENGKQVTVLVELKARFDEENNIIWAKQLEKAGCHVIYGLVGLKTHCKLLLVVRREEDKIKRYVHMGTGNYNDVTAKFYTDTAIMTCNPYIGADASAVFNMLSGFSQIQRLEKLDIAPVGLRKKIENLIKNEIRNAKEGFGGQIIFKMNSLVDESMIRLLYEASEAGVNIKLIIRGICCLVPEYPQVSENIEVRSIVGKLLEHSRIFYFYNAGQEKIFMSSADLMPRNLDRRVELLFPVEDECNKARVKNIINLYLSDTDKTRILHSTGAYSRVDKRGKEPLNVQDYFYDYIKNKIDNRFNFNEITEFKPRTYEE; encoded by the coding sequence ATGACAAATAATACAGTCTATCCTTTTTTTAACAGGGAATTAAGCTGGCTGGAGTTTAATACAAGAGTGCTTGAAGAAGCCCAGGATTTAAAAAATCCATTATTTGAAAGGTTAAAATTTTTAGCTATTACTGCTTCTAATTTAGATGAATTTTTTATGGTTAGGGTAGCATCCTTAAATGACCAAATAATAGCAGGCTACAGTAAGAAAGACTCAGCTGGACTGCTTCCAAAAGAACAGCTAGATAAAATTACTCTCAGAGTACACGAACTAGTATCTGAAAAATATAACACCTATCTTAGGTCACTTATTCCAGCTCTTAAAAAAGAAGATATATATTTCAAAAGGCCTAAGAATTTAACGGACGAGCAGAGGATTTTTGTAGAAAAATATTTTTTTAATCAGATTTACCCAGTGCTTACACCAATGGTAGTGGATAAATCAAGACCATTTCCATTAATTTTAAATAAGAGCTTGAACATTGCTATATTACTTAGAGGAAATGAAGATGTAGAACCAGTGTTTGCAACAGTTCAGGTTCCATCTGTGCTAGATAGATTTATACTTCTTCCTTGTGAAAATGATAAAAAAGAATTTATCCTACTTGAAGATATTATTAAAATTCATATGGATATGCTGTTTATAGGGCATGAGATTCTCGATATGGCATGTTATAGAATTACAAGAAATGCTGACCTTTCTATTGATGAAGATGGAGCGGAGGATTTGCTTGAAGAAATAGAGCAGTCTATAAAAAAACGCAAATGGGGTAATGCTGTAAGACTAGAATATGAGAAAAACACCTCTCAAGAGATAATTGATTATATTTTAGAAGAGTCAGAGGCTTTTGAAGGCGGAATGTATAGAATCAGTGGACCTTTAGATCTTACTTTTCTTATGAAGTTTTATAATTTAAAAGGCTATCAAGATTTAAAATTTGAAAATCAGATACCACTTCCTTCTATTACGGTTCAAAATAACAATATTTTTGAAGCCATAAGTGAAAGAGATATTATGCTTCATCATCCTTTTGAAAGCTTTGATACAGTTGTTGATTTTGTAAGACAAGCTGCTGAGGATGACAATGTGCTTGCGATTAAACAAACTCTCTATAGAGTAAGCGGAAATTCGCCAATAATATCAGCTTTAGCAAAGGCGGCAGAAAACGGCAAGCAGGTGACAGTGCTGGTAGAGCTAAAAGCGAGATTTGATGAGGAAAATAATATAATTTGGGCTAAACAGCTTGAAAAAGCTGGATGTCATGTAATATATGGGCTTGTGGGCTTAAAAACCCATTGTAAGCTACTGCTTGTAGTACGAAGAGAAGAAGATAAAATAAAGAGATATGTTCATATGGGGACAGGCAATTACAATGATGTAACAGCTAAGTTTTATACTGATACAGCAATAATGACATGCAACCCGTATATCGGGGCAGATGCCTCAGCTGTTTTTAATATGCTATCTGGCTTCAGCCAAATCCAAAGACTTGAAAAGCTAGATATAGCTCCAGTGGGATTGAGAAAGAAGATTGAAAATTTAATTAAGAATGAAATAAGAAATGCAAAAGAGGGGTTTGGAGGACAGATAATATTTAAAATGAATTCTTTGGTGGATGAAAGCATGATTAGACTTTTATATGAGGCTTCCGAGGCAGGAGTAAATATAAAGCTGATTATAAGGGGCATATGCTGTTTGGTTCCTGAATATCCTCAAGTAAGTGAAAATATAGAAGTAAGAAGCATAGTAGGAAAATTGCTAGAGCATAGTAGAATTTTTTATTTTTATAATGCTGGCCAAGAAAAGATATTTATGTCTAGTGCTGATCTTATGCCTAGAAATCTAGATAGAAGAGTCGAGCTGTTATTTCCAGTAGAAGATGAATGTAATAAAGCAAGAGTGAAAAATATTATTAATTTATATCTTTCAGATACTGACAAAACTAGAATTCTTCATAGTACAGGGGCATATAGCAGAGTAGATAAAAGGGGTAAAGAACCTCTTAACGTTCAAGACTATTTTTATGATTATATTAAAAATAAGATAGATAATAGATTTAATTTTAATGAAATTACTGAGTTTAAACCAAGAACCTATGAAGAGTAG